In Gemmatimonadaceae bacterium, the sequence CAGCGCCACGCCGCGCGCGTACTGGAAGTCGAGGTTGATGTTGTAGCGTTGCCGGAAGCGATGCTGCACGCCGAACGACGAGCGCACCGAACGCGCGGCCGAGAAGTCGTTGTCGAACACCGTGACGTTGGGGCTCGTGGTCGGGAGGACCTGGTTGCCCCCGTCGAGGCACGACGTGGGGGACGACGCGGGGTCCTGCGCGTAGAGGTTCCAGTTGGGGATCGGGACGCCCGAGCCTATGCAGACGAGCTGCGACTCGTTGTCCGGGAGCCCGGTGGCACCGGCGGCAGATGCGACGAGCCCGATGGAGGGCGACGAGCGGAACTCGCCCACGCCGCCGCGGAGCACCCACGTGGGCGGGGCAAAGCGCCCCTGCTCCGGCATCCCTAACGAGTAGGTGAAGCCCGCGCGCGGAGACAGGCGGAACTCGGTGGGGACCTTGTCGGTGCGGAACCCGAAGGCCTGCTCCACGACCGGATTGTAGGCCGGTGTGCGGCCAAAGTACGACCCCTCGGCGCGCGCCCCCATCGTGAGCTGCAACGCACGGTTCACCCGCCACGTGTCGCCAAGGTAGACGGCCGCGTTGGCGCCGGCCCCTTCGCGCAGGCGCGGCGTGAGGGTGCGCGTGTACATCGCCGCGCGCCCCGCCTCGAAGTCGGCCAGCGAGTTGAAGGTGAACGTCCCCCAGCGGTTGCTGGTCACGTCACGCTCGAACGACTGCAGGTTGAACAGCCCGCCCAGCTTGAAGCGGTGCGCCCCGCCCTCGGAGAGCCAGGAGGTCTCGTTCGTCGCCTCGAAGGCGTTGGTGCGCCCGGCCTGCGGAAGCCCGGTGTTGCCGCCGAAGGTGAGCGTCGAGATACCGGTCTCGCCGTTGTCCAGCTCCGAGCTCACCTGCACGCGCCCGAACGGGAGGGTGAGGAATGGCTCGCCCGCGTTCTTGTTCACCGAGCCATACAGCTTGAGCTCGTTGAGAAAGCGCCCGCCGATGTTGGACGTAAGCGTCGCCGCGAGGCCGCCACCCCAGTTGCGCGTGTCGCCGCCGGTTTGCGGGAGCGAGAGGGTGCTGATGCGCGTGGGGTCGGAGTTGCTGTAGGAATAGTCGCCGCGAATGGAGAGCGACTGCCCACCCTCGGTGAGATAGTCGACGCGCAGAATCCCGGAGAGGTTGTCGCCCGTGCGGTCGTTGGCGAGGATCCCGCGCGGCGAGATCCCGGCCGCCTGCGCCAGGGAGAAGAAGCGCGCAACCGAGTCCGGGGCGACGCCGAAGCGCTCGAGCGTCGCGGCGTCGGCGTTGCCGAGGTTGGGGACGATATCCTCGCGCCGCCGCAGCTGCAGCGCCGTGAAGTAGAAGAGCTTGTCCTTGATGACGTGCGAGCCGAAGCCGCCGGAGAACTGGTTCTGCGTGTAACCCTGCGAGAGCGGCGAGCTGTCCTCGCCTTCCACAGCGAGACTCCGGTCGCGTAGCGAGTAGGTGAAGTTCCCCTGCGGGGTGTTGGTCCCGCTGCGAGTGGTGGAGGCGATCTGTCCGCCGGAGAACTGGCCGCGGGCCACGTCGTATCCGGAGGTGATGACGCGCGAGTTGCGCACCGCCTCCTGGGGGACCTGCGACGACCCGAAGGAGAGTCCGTCGAGCGTGATATTGTTGGCGGTCGGCGCCTGGCCGGCGACGGAGAAGCCGGCCCCCGACGTGTCGGAGCCTGTGATGCTCACGACCCCCGGGGCGGTGAGCGCCAGCTGCGTGAGGTCCGAGGCGTCGATGGGGAGGCGGGCCGCCTGGTCGGCGTTGAGCGCGCGCTCGACTGACCCAGGGGCGGGGCGGTCGCCCTCTCGCGGCACGTTCTGGCGCGCCTGGACGGTGACGGCCGCGAGGACGGTGGGGTTGGTGGTCAGCTTGATGTTGACCACGAGCCGGTCCTCGTCGGCATGCCTGGCGACCGTCACTGTCGCGGGAGCAAGGCCGAGTGACCTTGCGATGACGCGATACTGTCCGCCGCCGTCGGGAAAGAGGACGGTGAACTTGCCCTGCGCGTTGGTGCGGGCGCGGCGGGTGACGTTCGTCTCGATCGACATCACCTCGATGTTTGCACCTTCCAGCGGGGCATTCGTCTCGGCCCGGATAACGGTGCCGGTGATGATGTCGGTGGTGGCGCCCATCTGGGCGCGGGCGGTGGACGGAGCGAGTGCGAGTGTGGTGGCGAAACCAGCGAAAACCGCAGCGATAGCGATCAACGCCCGGCGCACGCCGAGCGCGCTCTGCGGGACGGACAGATTGTGCACGAGAAAACCCTCGGGATGAACATCTCTGGGGACCTCGGTTGGACCACCGGGGTCGGCGGTTGTTAACGGTCGGCGCGGAATCGGCGCTGTCGAATTGCCGTCCTTCCTCCGCTAAGCTTCTGCAGGGAACGGCGTTGGATCACCACCCCCGCGCGACCGTCGTGCTCTCCGAGTTTCTCACGTATTTCCGCCTGGGGGTCGGCCATATCGCCGACCTCAAGGGCTACGACCACATCCTCTTCATAGTGGCGCTGACCGCCGGCTACGCACCGCGCGACTGGCGGCGCCTGCTCTGGCTCGTCACCGCCTTCACCATCGGCCACTCCGCCACCCTGGCGCTGGCCACGCTCGACCTGGTCCGCGTCCGCGCCCCGCTCATCGAGTTCCTGATCCCGGTCACCATCGTGGTGACGGCGGGGTACTCGTTGCTCTCGCGGCGGCGAGCCGAGTCATCGGGCGAGCCGTATCGCCCCGAACGTCATGCGCTCCTGTACGCGCTTGCGGGGACTTTCGGGCTGATTCACGGGCTCGGCTTCTCCAACTTCCTGCGCGCGGTGTTGGGGGGAGAGGAGTCGATCGTCCTCCCGCTCTTCGCCTTCAACGTCGGGTTGGAAGTCGGGCAACTGGCCATCGTCGCCTGCGTGCTGCTGGCCGGTGCGGCGGTGTGCGAAATCGCCGGACTCTCGCGCCGGCGATGGGCAGCCGCATTGTCGCTCGTGATCGTCCTCGCCAGCCTCCGAATGATCGTCGAACGTTACCCCGGAATGTGAGCGTGCCTGTGACTCCTCTCGTCTTCTCGTCTTCCCGTCTTCTCGTCTTCTGGTCCCTGGCGTTCCTCGCCACATCGGCGCACGCGCAGAACTGGGTGAACGCCAGGGACCGAAAGACCAACCAGAGTTCGTTCCGCGCCATCGACGAGTGGCCCGATCCTAACGAGTACCGCAACGCGGCGGGGGCGCCGGGGCCAAAGTACTGG encodes:
- a CDS encoding carboxypeptidase regulatory-like domain-containing protein translates to MHNLSVPQSALGVRRALIAIAAVFAGFATTLALAPSTARAQMGATTDIITGTVIRAETNAPLEGANIEVMSIETNVTRRARTNAQGKFTVLFPDGGGQYRVIARSLGLAPATVTVARHADEDRLVVNIKLTTNPTVLAAVTVQARQNVPREGDRPAPGSVERALNADQAARLPIDASDLTQLALTAPGVVSITGSDTSGAGFSVAGQAPTANNITLDGLSFGSSQVPQEAVRNSRVITSGYDVARGQFSGGQIASTTRSGTNTPQGNFTYSLRDRSLAVEGEDSSPLSQGYTQNQFSGGFGSHVIKDKLFYFTALQLRRREDIVPNLGNADAATLERFGVAPDSVARFFSLAQAAGISPRGILANDRTGDNLSGILRVDYLTEGGQSLSIRGDYSYSNSDPTRISTLSLPQTGGDTRNWGGGLAATLTSNIGGRFLNELKLYGSVNKNAGEPFLTLPFGRVQVSSELDNGETGISTLTFGGNTGLPQAGRTNAFEATNETSWLSEGGAHRFKLGGLFNLQSFERDVTSNRWGTFTFNSLADFEAGRAAMYTRTLTPRLREGAGANAAVYLGDTWRVNRALQLTMGARAEGSYFGRTPAYNPVVEQAFGFRTDKVPTEFRLSPRAGFTYSLGMPEQGRFAPPTWVLRGGVGEFRSSPSIGLVASAAGATGLPDNESQLVCIGSGVPIPNWNLYAQDPASSPTSCLDGGNQVLPTTSPNVTVFDNDFSAARSVRSSFGVQHRFRQRYNINLDFQYARGVALTGYTDVNLRSTPQFGLAGEGGRPVFVDASTIVPVTGAVSVLGSRNNGAFGQVLATGSDLSSDSKQVTLSMGGITSQGAVLNFSYTWAQTIDQGATGMGGGGAFGGFGGGGGSFGSPTTAGNPNIREWAPSDFDRRHTIVGTVTYPFSQALEVTAFGRLSSGSPFTPMVGADINGDGSRNDRAFLFNPATTSDVAVAEGIQHLLDNAPDAVKSCLESQLGGIAGRNSCRGPWQPSLDLQLNWRPNFMGLNRRLAISVMTVNALGGLDQLLHGDNLRGWGQFRGTDNTLLYVRGFDASTQSYKYQVNERFGANRAGQNGIKVPFQLGIQARYTVGPDRFRDMIRGMIGGQGGAGGQGQRGPGGFGGPGGPGGQGGGPGGFGGGFGMGGANANPVQQVLALKDSIALTAEQVTKLQPLSDSLAARNKVLGDEFQKMLKDAGANPDMGALFGKIRPKMEAAQKDRAAALKEVQAILTPEQWEKVPERVRNPQFGPGGQGQRRPPGGER
- a CDS encoding HupE/UreJ family protein, yielding MLSEFLTYFRLGVGHIADLKGYDHILFIVALTAGYAPRDWRRLLWLVTAFTIGHSATLALATLDLVRVRAPLIEFLIPVTIVVTAGYSLLSRRRAESSGEPYRPERHALLYALAGTFGLIHGLGFSNFLRAVLGGEESIVLPLFAFNVGLEVGQLAIVACVLLAGAAVCEIAGLSRRRWAAALSLVIVLASLRMIVERYPGM